The genomic interval CCCTATCCATGTCCAAAACAGTCCCTGCCCTTTTTAATGAGGTTTTACTCAGAAGCAGCGGGATGTTAACAGGTACTACTTCAGTTTCTATATTACACTTTGTGTTGCCAATTTTAGCAGgtatttttacctttttgatGGAGTAGACGATTTTTCCATCACCAAACTTGAAGGGCCTGtggctctgtgtttctgtctctttcataATCTTCAGACTTTTCTTTTGGAGTATAGTACTGTAGTTGTCCAACCACTCTTGTCCACAAACTGTCCTAGTGCAAGCAGTGTCTATTATTGCCGAGTCAAAACATTCTGTCATGAATATTTCTGCATCTGTTGGTGATTCTTTGGTGTACAGAGTTAGATTGCACTCTTCCACGTCGTTTGTGTCCTCAGCAATTTTAACACTATCAGCTTTGTGCGGGCAGTTTTTAGCCCAGTGAAAAGTACTTTGGCACACTGCACATTTTGACCGTCGTCCGTACTTATCCAGCGGGTTTGTACCGGGCTGCGGAGTTTTCTGATGGGGACTTTGCCGCCAGTACTTGCCCTTTTGCCGCCGTTGCTCCGTTACAAATACAGACTCCTGGCTAATGCCTTCTGCTGCCGCACCTCTTTTCTCTCCAAATATTCTCTTCAATGCGGACTTCATAGAAGCAAATGTTACATCTGAGCATGCCGTTAAAGCCAACTGTCTATCCGTTATATCCAAACACGCGGTATCCAAAAGCTTAAAGGCCAAAACCGCGTCAGGTAGCTCCATGTTGTATTTCTTCATGCGCAAGTAACGCTGCTCAAAATCAATAATATAGTCCGCCATTGACATGTTTACTTCTTTTATGATACGGTCAAAATCCGAGTACGCCTCATAGATCCtgtccttttcctcttttaGAAACAAGCCATCTAGTTTAGCAAACAATGTGATCATTCCCGTGTCTTTATTTAGATCGTCTACCGGAATTTCCATCGCCGTGTCCCGCGCTCTTCCAGACAGCGCCAGGGCGACAGCAAGCGCTTGCTTTTTCTTCTCCAAATCTGTAACTCTCGTCCAAATGTTGACTTCATTCTTCCAGCTTTCGTAAGGCTTCCCTTCTTCAAACGTTGGCGGAACTCTGTAGTTACTAACCATCCTCTGCTACCAATGTTAGTCAATAAAGATAACTTGCTTCTTTACTCCATCTTTATTCCGCGAAGTCACACACCCGAACAAACAACATTCCCCAGTACACCAAAACATAAACACTCCTCGCATAACAGTGCCCCTAGTGGACGGACATGtaatacaaacaaagcaaaggagTAACAGTCAGAATCCAGCTTTGACAAAATCTGGTCCCAGAGCAACATCTGAGCTTTCATACTGCATTATAAGAGCGAGCTGTATCGCACGATGTGTATGTCTGTATACGACGCTTAAATGCTGTGGTCAGTACTCTCTTTCCTCGCGTCTCCACGCTCTGGTGCTAGCTCAGCTATTTTCTACTTGTCTTCCTTCCAGCGGCTTCAGTCTGACCTAGTTACAGCTGAAAAGATCCAGTGGAGGTGACATTAATGACCAATTGCTCCTCTCTGCCTGAGTCTGGCTATTTCCTGCCTGTGCACACTCACGCAGATCATAATCAGCTTTGCTCTGACAGTTTTGGATGCAGTTCAAGATTCTTAGACAACAGTAACAATTGTAGCCTCTCTTACTTTGTAAACACccctcttttctcctctcccTTGGTGTCAGTGGAGAGGAGAAAAGCTCTCACTAACACCACCTCCCTTGGTGTCAGCTTTTTGCTTAATGAATTGTTTGCTTTGTCAGCCTAACAGGTTCAGGTTTCTCCATCCTACATGTGCACAGGTCCAGcaagcaaataaataacaatggaTTTTCATAAATGCCATCAGCTGTTGTCAAAACACTAAGATACATGAGGGGCTTTTTGCTAGACTGTAAACCCATTGTGTCTGCTCATGCTGGGAAGACGTACTCATTTAAACCTTTTGGCAAGGTAACAGTAATGTCTGTGTTTTCAGATTCTGAGAATACATTATTGAACAATGTGaaagcattttaaaactgtttaacCAGTTAAGCCCCAAACATTTGCAGCACACTGTAGTAATAGCTGTCAGTTAGCGCAGTCTTAATGGAATGGGTTGGATGCATGACATTTACTTTAGGGCTGTAactcagtgacatttttatgaaCATGCTGGTTATGTTCTTGATCGgttatttagtttagtttgtggTACTTGTTTTACTGCGAACAGTCAGAGCTTTAAAAATAGATTGTTATTTTAGAGGTGCCACCTGCTGACTTGTTGGAGGTGAGTCAGTCAGCATCGTCTGTAACCTCTCTGCCTCTCCTCAGGTGTTGGCGACAGGCCTCAGTGCTCTTTATTCATCTCTGCCAAGGAAGATAGAAGTTCGAGGAGATGACTGGCATGCCCTGCGGCGGGAGGACTGGATGGGCGTGTCATCGCTTGTGCTCTTCATGAACTCGCTCGAGTTCTGCAACGCTGTGGTGCAGGTTGCGCATCCCCTGGTCCGCTCTCAGCTTTTGGATTACCTTCACAACGGCTTCCTCGTGCCTGTCATGGGCCCTGCCCTGCACAAGGTAGCAAAGGGGAAGGGTGGAACTGTTTTTGTTAGAAAGGGTCCTGTTAGGCAAGGCTTCAGTTTCTTTAACAGCTGAgtcaaatgagtgaaaaaaaaaaatgatgtcgTATTATTTGAAGAAATTGATTTATTGTTGTCGATATATGACAGTTATTACATTGCACATTGTTTGGAGTTTTGATGCATggtaattgtgtgtgtttgcagtcatCGGTGGATGAGATGATTGCCAGCACAGCCTACCTGGATCTTTTCCTGCGCAGCATAACAGAGACGTCCCTCCTCAAAACTTTTCTGCGCTTCATCCTGCTGCATCGCCATGACAATGACACCATCCTGGACACGCTGCTCACGCGCATCAGCAGCAATTCAAGGGTCTGTATATACGTGtgtgcacctgtgtgtgtgtgtgtgtgtgtgtgtgtctgtgtttgtgtttgtgaaggAGCCCCGAGGCCCACATTTGAACTCGACTGTGTGGGTAGTGAGTGGGTTGAGAGCAGAAACTGAGTAGAATACAGAATAAACATGGAAACTGAATCTCTTCATGTCTGCTGCAACAGTCGAGGATTGTGTTGCCCATTATTTATATGTAGTTAAATAAGCCTCAGCAAAATATTTCAGCATAATCTTAAATTCCTTACAAATAAATCCTTTTCCATCTTCTTGGAACAATAGAGGtgctaagaaaaaaataaaataggatgTCGTCATGTTTATCATAGTGGCCGTCATTATTATTAAAACTTAAAATGATTTGGTGGggaacagtggaaacaaaataaagattttatttttttcatggaaATCTGTTGACACTACTTTTTATTTTGGATTGCTGGACGTTTCAcccttattattttaaaatgtcagcaCCACTCAGTAGACTTGTTGGTGTTCAGACAATTGTAAATTTAGTGGAAATATTAAAAGTGTTATATAATTttacggtggtgcagtggttagcactgttgcctcacagaagGTTTGTCATATTATCTTAGTaaggactcataaataactGCACATAGCAGATGTTTGTTAGAGAAATctgtttatatttgtgtgtcGTATCAActgatatctttttttttttttttttttttttttaaattgccaaATATAAATACTGAGTTTAAAAATCATATCGATTGGGCTCTAAAACTTATTCTGAGGCtttttggaaaaattcaaaaagtATGGCCTATGTTatattgaaaaagaaaagaaatttctCATCATATACAAAGTGCATATTTTCTCCTCAGATAACAGTTGTTTTCTAACCAATTTCTTTCTGTGCGTTTTGCAGCTCTGCATGGTATCGTTGAGCCTCTTCAGGACTCTCCTGTCCTTGAATTGTGAAGACATCATGCTGCAGCTTGTACTCAGGCATGTGTGCACATCTGAGCATTTTGCCAAATGTTATACTTTCAAAGGCCTTCACACATCCAGTCATTTAGATTAAGTACAGGTTATTACGCAACGTCACCATCTGTCTGCAGTTATCATGAGAAGATACAGGCCGGGttattttttgcacatttttaccAACATTTTAGGAACTAGCAGTGCcctttttcatttataattttgggTTCAGAACTACAAGCTGCCAGTGAACCCctgcttccctttttttttttttttttaaagacattagctgcaggctgtgatcagggGGTCACATGGTGTCTGTGTTATAAGGTGGTTTGTCATAGCAAACATTAAGAATGGAAATGTGGAATTAAAAATTATAACACAGTCTGTGAAGCTTCCCATATCTTCCCATACCTGtggattaatttatttaaaatgactgaagttccctctgtgtgtgtgttcttgctcTCAGGTTTCTTCTGCCATGTACTCATGTAATGCTGAGTCAGCGCCGTGCTATCAGGGAGACCGACTTGTACGGAAAGTCGGCGGACAAGTTCCTGTCGTTAATCCCAGAGTGCTGCCGGCAGAATGGAGCGGCCTCTGCTGAGAGGGATGAGGATAATCCATTCTGGGGCAAAGGTGAGCAACAGACACCTGTGGAAAAGGAACAATTCACACCAACACTAAGTGGACACTATAGCCAACACTCGACATATGATCTTTTACTGAGTGGAATTTCTGTACACAGTAGTTGTGTAACTGCTCCAGTTTCTTTCCTTGTTTAAGGAACATAGTAAATTTGCATAGAAAACTCTTGGTGTCAGGAATAATCGAGTATTTAAACATGAAATTTGTTCTTTTGAATGCCTGTGGATATTCACTGTGATAGCAGAACCTGAAGCTAAAATTATATTCTCATTTAACACTGTGCTGTCTGGACACTGCAAGATAATTTgctagaataaaaaataaaattggtttTAACAATggatttcctgtttgtgtctgtataTGTCATCCTACAGTACTAAACAGTCCCAGCACAGAGTCTCCTGCCCCGCCCAGGCCCAGCACTCCATCCCGCTTGTCTTTTTTCATGCGACAGCAGAGCAGTGGAGGTGGATCAGGAGCTGGAGGTGCTTCTACCCCATCTAGCATGGATCCACCGCAGTCAGGTTCTTCGAGCTCCCACCAACTGCCCCCTGACAGCCCGATGCACCATCAGCAGACCCACACAGATTGTCTGGACTGGGACTCAGGTTATCTGGAGTATCTTAAGGATGCCCGAAGGAGCATTGAGCTTTGCTCCTGGGCCTGTCGTGACTGGTCGGCACCTTATGATGGAGAAAACCCCTCCCCAAACACAGCCCCGCCACCCCCACTTCCCCCTACCTCCAATCCCTCCGTGACTTTGTTCCCTGAGCACTTCTCTTTCCAGCAGGGAGGAAGTCGTAACTCTTCTCCAGGCCAGCAAAGGGCGGCCATTGTGGCTGCAGCGCGGTCTGAATGGAGTAGCTCTGAGCGGGACAGCGGGGAGTGGGATGTTACGATTGGCAAAAACAACTGCATCAGCCTGACGCCTCGCTCCAAGAAACGCAGCCTTCAGAGGGAGGAGCTCCTTCCCAAACCTGTACCTCCTCTCGTACCTTCTTCGTCTGCAGCCACTTCTTTATCAACTTCTCACCCCATGTCATCCCCAGCCCCGCACATTCCCTCGTCCGCCATCACTGTTAGCTACCAGGCCATGTATAATGGAACAATGGTGCAGGGAGACGGTTGCTCAGACAGTCGTGATAGAGGACTGGAGGTAAAGAAAGTGAAGAGGGACTTAGGAGATCAGCAGTATTTGGATGAAAACGCCAACCAAAATGGTTCCCTTGTTACCTGCCCCTCGCAAACCTGCGCTGCTCTCCCGCAGTCCATTTTCAGCAACAGTGACATCAGTGATGCAAAATCTCTTTGTCCTAGCCAGATTTTTACTCAGACCTCCATTAACCAGCCAACATCTGATACCAAACTCCTGACAAGTGACACCTTAAACCCACACGATGCATCCTCAGATCTTCCAGAAGCCAGTCAGCAGTCTGTAGAGAGTCTTATTGAGGAGCTGCTGGAGCAGGCACCAGGAGACCCACAGCTGCCTGGTGACGCTAACGGTCAGGGCATTAGCATTGAAGCCTTCacacaggagctgagggaactggagGACCGGGTGAAAGAGCGCTGCAGAGCAGCCTGCCAGCTGGAGGAAGTTTCCAGAGAGAGTCTGTCTGCTGAGCGGCAGGAAGAAGAACAGCAGCTGTCTTCGGCGCTGGAGGGGAAGCTGACAGGTGACATGAAGGCAGATGTGTCTGTGGTCAGCATCTGTAGTCCTGCCAGAACAATTAACCAGCCTGTCTCTCAGCCATACACAGGTGAGACTCAGGAATTTATTTCATTGTTGCATGTGTTTGCAACACTTTCAGTTTATGGATAAGCACTTTTTAAAAGGTTTAAAgttttcatcatattttcattctTATTAATGCCTAAATGTGCAGCAGCATGAGGGAATCATTGTGGGGGTTTTATCAGTATTCCTCTGATTTTGTGTTCCTGAATTAGTAATCCCCTGGAAATTTATGTCTAGATCTGTTTGGCTGTAATGCCTAAAGAGGGTGAAGAAGCTGTTGGGTATTATTTGTCTCACTTTGTGGGTCTGCGTCTGCTTGTTGAACTTGATATGTTCTGTAATGCTGTATCCTGCTGTATGTCACGCCCCCCACTCATAAACTGGAGTAGTCGCATTAGTTGCCAACACTAGTGCTGCTGGGATAACAGCTTGTCTTGCTGTCAGCACACACATTGCTCTCTTTAAATAAGAGGTTGGGTGTGTGTCAGTAATTTTGTCACACTTGTTTTGACGATTGCTGACGACGTAGTGAGTTGTTGAAGTACTGCGTTTGATAGAAATGTTTCTGGTGATTACACTATCA from Archocentrus centrarchus isolate MPI-CPG fArcCen1 chromosome 21, fArcCen1, whole genome shotgun sequence carries:
- the fhip1b gene encoding FHF complex subunit HOOK-interacting protein 1B, which encodes MSWLSRLNPRASGSRSGRSAAPSSPCTADPETCLMVFENHWRQVSWVLEQHETSSSSDDLTAVRNNTDQMLCLLAEERPAESSESGASVPPMGPILELVVTENILERLVQWHLCRGLDPDSQGALLKLFEMLIGQSQQPLLQHTAVLHPLLRLLGACADPELGCPPALENSLVLLLNQICVSMARQPVVLEMLFRAAPAQQGSTNLLIFSLLVPFIHRDGAIGQQARDALLLVMAASASHEAVARYIAENSYFCPVLATGLSALYSSLPRKIEVRGDDWHALRREDWMGVSSLVLFMNSLEFCNAVVQVAHPLVRSQLLDYLHNGFLVPVMGPALHKSSVDEMIASTAYLDLFLRSITETSLLKTFLRFILLHRHDNDTILDTLLTRISSNSRLCMVSLSLFRTLLSLNCEDIMLQLVLRFLLPCTHVMLSQRRAIRETDLYGKSADKFLSLIPECCRQNGAASAERDEDNPFWGKVLNSPSTESPAPPRPSTPSRLSFFMRQQSSGGGSGAGGASTPSSMDPPQSGSSSSHQLPPDSPMHHQQTHTDCLDWDSGYLEYLKDARRSIELCSWACRDWSAPYDGENPSPNTAPPPPLPPTSNPSVTLFPEHFSFQQGGSRNSSPGQQRAAIVAAARSEWSSSERDSGEWDVTIGKNNCISLTPRSKKRSLQREELLPKPVPPLVPSSSAATSLSTSHPMSSPAPHIPSSAITVSYQAMYNGTMVQGDGCSDSRDRGLEVKKVKRDLGDQQYLDENANQNGSLVTCPSQTCAALPQSIFSNSDISDAKSLCPSQIFTQTSINQPTSDTKLLTSDTLNPHDASSDLPEASQQSVESLIEELLEQAPGDPQLPGDANGQGISIEAFTQELRELEDRVKERCRAACQLEEVSRESLSAERQEEEQQLSSALEGKLTGDMKADVSVVSICSPARTINQPVSQPYTGPFITVLFAKLENMLQNSLYVNILLTGIVAQLACYSQPLLRSFLLNTNMVFQPSVKSLIQVLGSVKNRIEAFAASHEDFPALLKKAQQYLLARSKVDWTDSPAAVPTLRRSDSLVKSRKPSLGDLILRHTNSPTRARHAAQLALAHVRDGGQSLHSALFRGGGGGGASGLEKQAEALRVKNAVYCAVIFCEFLKELAALTQEHAVSLPFPHSQEAEE